Genomic window (Cucumis sativus cultivar 9930 chromosome 2, Cucumber_9930_V3, whole genome shotgun sequence):
TTAGTCATTCACTTCCTATGAAAACTTATTGACCAACGTTCTAATTCTCCTATATCTTTTGCAGCTTTCACTTCTTCAAACTACGATTTCTATTGTTGATAGAGAAATCTTTGATCAATGATAGAAGAATATCCATTTTGTATCATATCGAAGAAATTTATGGGTTCGGATCGAAGAAACAATATCACTTATCATTATCAAATGagatagttacaaatttagcaattaaattcaaaataattgagtatataacaacatttttaaaaaattgcaaatatagcaaaatttgtgaTCATACGAGTGTAatagttttactatatttgtattttttttttaaatgtcatctATTGCAATTACccttatcaaaattaattgcaaATCATTTTCTATCCACGAGGATCCAAAACATAGCACCTTCTACTTCTAATGGGTCATGAACTAGATCAAAATCATTATCAACGAGTTCATAAAAATTGatcccattttttttcatcgaaTCCGGATAGAGGTATTGAACCCGGCAAAACAACTCAAAAGACGAAGAAGTATcgttaatttctttataatcaTTTCAAGTTTGAAGTACCAGTTGTACAAATAAGAACGTGattgtcaaattttaatattttccaaacATAGACTAAGAACGTGattgtcaaattttaatattttccaaacATAGACGATGACATACACGCAGAATAAGTAAACATCAACggattatttttctaaactttaattgtaatcatttctaaactttaattGTAATCAATTTTGCACCCCTCGTCCGAACTTATTTTGTACAAAAATTGGGAAGTCTACATAAAATCttccaagttttgaaaattaaaattaaaattaaaaattacactACTTAGGAACAAacctataataaaatattgaaatataaaaattcatCTTTTTACGACTTATtccaaaaccctaaaatacacaattatataatattgcTACTAATATCTTGAAAGAGTCGAGATTGAAAATTTCTTCAAcctttgatattttaaatcaatttccaGAGCTAATAATTATTCCTAACTTGAATATAACTGATTTGGTTACATTATTCCTCTACCAAAAAAGTGGAAATGGGCCAACTAAGTATACCTTCCAAAATTCAAGTCTACACATTCACGGATCGTTTTATTATGCTATTCATGAAATGTCTATACTAAAATgagttttattctttctttccatagttgtttacataaaaaatttaagatgcCTACCTGACATGAGAAAgttctgttcttttttaaatcatcATTAACACTGAAACAACTGATCTGATACATCAAGTTTATAATGGAATTTCCACAAACTTTCTCAAAGGGTTAACCATTACAATAACTTTCTCTATTCTTTGGGACAAAGATGCTACTAAGATTGGGTAGATTTCAATTTCGAGACTATAAATTTAGGTGAATACATGCGTTCAGTTCATGGTCTTTTAACATCAAGTTCAGACTAAAACCAACCGAATCTAGCCATCAAAATGCAAGTTCTAAAACTACAAAAACCAGTGAACATTCTCACAGCTGAAATTCTTCATATGATAAGGATGCTTGTTACCAAAGGAATACCAAAAAGCAAAAGGCTAAAAAGTGAATGAATCGACATAGAAACACTACTCAACCAATTACAAAAACGAATAAACATTCTCCCAGTTGAAATTCTTCATATAATCAGGCTGCTTGTTACCACAGGAATACCAAAAGGCAAAAGTCTAAAAATGGAATGATTAATATCATTCAACTAAACCAACTAcaagttcaaatattttatatctttgataaaagaaaaaaaatgatacagcaaatttgagattttggcTAATTATcaactaaacaaaaatgatcTCAAAGCTAAACCAGGTACACTAGAAATGAGAAACACTTTTACGAGTTAAATACCAGGAAGAAGGCAGGTATTCTGCATCACAATGAAGAGATTCTTTTTCATTGTAGCCTGTTGGGCACTTCCATGAGGGGCAGGGCATACCCTCAAAGAGACTTTAAGGAAGAGTAGGTTTGCAGTTCCAGAATCTAAAAGTTTCACCTCGAAGGAGGAGGTGGAACATGAGATTTTGTCATTCCAACCCATGCAACGATTCCAACAGCAAGGATGACCCATCCAAATATGTCATACTTTAGATCGCTGCTCTTCTTCTTGGAACTCTGGTGTTTATGAATTGAAccacaacaaagaaaacaacaaacaaacttCATTAGCAGATGGACCATATGCTTTGccaaaagaggagaaaaagcTCCATGACTAGTAACCTTTGGGTTTGAAGCAGCAGTAGCTCCCCCGCCTGAAGACCCTGCACTCTGTTGACTGGTACCATGCTTGTGGATCTCCGAATGGAACCCCGGTGCCTGAGGCAACATAACATCAGATAATGACAATACTTTCAGTTTCTACATCCCTGTAGGAACTTATCAGTCATTAATTCAGTAAAACATGAGATAAGATATGACAACTCCTCCATCCTATATGGGATTAATATCTATGTCTCATTCCCATTCCTCATCTCCATtcaatgtcattttttttctgtggAGCACCATCACCATCTAGAacccaaaagagaaaaataaaggatTCAACAGTACCTTCCAATACTAGTCAAATTTTCATCAAACATTAACCCATATCTAACCAACCAGAGCACCCAAAATATAGTAACAAAAGCATTGACCCTAAAGTTTTTCAACCTTCTCTGCAAAGACAGTGAGCAGAAATATTTGAAGGAAACATGACAGAAAAACACTCGCTTGTATTGAACATAATTATATCCCCACTGATCTTtcgaataatatatataattatatgatggAATCCAGAAACTAAGAGAATTCTACTTTTATTGATAATAGATTCAAACAGAATCTAGGTTACACACACTAAAGCTGTAAATCCTCTCCTGTTATCCTATCTCTCAAGGAAGAACAGAAATCTACTCCTTCAAAGTTTCTAACTCCCTTTTCCCTCccaacattttttctttatttatactaaccTAACTCACACGTGTCACTCTACACACGTGCCGTGCCACTACCCTTCTTCCCTCTCCTACTATATTGATATAGTATCGGAGGTCTATCATTATACCAATACACTATATTAACAGTGACAATGCTTAAGAATATTCTGAACTTCCTAGacaaattgattaaattactttCCAGAAAGTTACGATGGCACTATGATGATCGAAATTTTTCTTAGACTCTATCAACAATGACATGAAAATTTAGGTGGATAGAGGAAGAGGATTTTACCACATAAGCACAACCTACCCCGCTTTAATGGGTCATCCCCAATCCAATCTAAACTCTATTATGCATGTGGCTTAAAAAACCCAAAGATTAAAACCAAGTAAAACTAACAGTAAGAAATGGACCCCATAGTTACTAATACCACACTGTCCTAGAGCACCAACTACCGAACCTACAAAGTatagagaaacaaaaaggCGCTGCACTGTAGATTTTATCTCTGAAGTAAATCACTTCCAAGAAATTCAATGCAAACTGAAAATCAAATGACAGAGTTATATTATATCCTCACCTTTGCAGCGACTTCCAGGGACTTGTGATATAGTTCATTACCAGGATCCTGAGGAAAAAAATCTCAACTATTTAGAAtcaattaatgtttaatgAATTCAAAAGTCAGACTAATTCAATCAAATCCACATATATCACCTCATCTAGTGCCTTCTGAAAACACTCCTGTGCTTTATCGAAATAGACTTGGGCCTCATCCCTATCGGGAGTCAGAAAAGCTTGTGAAGTGTGAGCATTTCCAATACACCAAAGAGCATCATGCTTCGTGGGATTAATAGTCAAAGCTTCCTCCAGCTTCTCAACAGCGTCTGCAATATCAAATTGAGTTTGTTCTCGTTCGTATTCGTTAGTTCATCATTGAATATTACAGCCAATCCATATTCTTAAACATTTAGTAGGGCAATGAAAATACCTTTGATCATATTTTTGGAATCAGAAACACTCTGAAATTGAGATAACTCAAGCAATGCTCCTCCCCACTTGGTCAAAttctggaaaaaaaaaacacataaaaggAACGATAAGACGACAGGATACCATTTCCAACAGCTTAAGTTACCCTTCCCGGAAAACAGTAATTCAGCACATACACACAACGAAAATTGGTGATGGATATCAAGTTCAACGATAAGTAAAAGCAGAtaaagatataataaaaaacacGAAACGAGATAATAGATGAgggatgaaagaaagaaagaaggaaatacATCGGCATCAAGTGGGTTGGCGGCGTAGTTAGCTTCGGCGGTTTTTCGAGTGTGCTCGAAGAGAAGAAGACGATCAAAATCATCCTGAGAAAACTCCATGGTTGAGGACTGGATTCCGACGACAAGCTAGGAAGTAAGATTTGAGCTCCGAGCAGAGAAACAGAGCTTCTCAATGGCGATTTCGGAACGAATGACTACACAACCGGTAGGGTTCCGAGTCATAGAGATTTTGTTTTGGGCCAAATTTCGTCTGAAGAGGCCCATTTCGATAATTGTGGttgaaaaaatatcttttattcCCTCTTTATATAATTCTTAAGCTTAAGTCATAAAATTGCTTGGTaaacatcaaatttaaactatatatttaatttcattatcaTATTTCCATGATAAAAGTAAATCGAGGGTGCAGATAGATATGGGatggttaaaaatatatttaaaattgattttattgtctgttaaaacaaattcttgctaaatatttttaaacttttggtaAAACGCAATCTAATTTACTTTGAATTCCACTGACGAATGTAAAGTTGGCCACGTAGTCATGATTaagaaaagaagggaaaaacaGGTCCGTTTGATTCGGTCAACAGTGAACGTGGCAGACACGTGGACAACCGAAGTTGGGGGCCCAGGGAAGGTCTGACTATAGCCGATTCTCCAACGCATCACGTTTCCGAGAAGAAATagggaaaaacaaatttttaaatcccATTAAGAAACGCATCGAAAGAACAAACCAATCCAGATTCAAGAGAGAGGAAGATCCAGAGAGAGGCGACGGAGTAGACGGGGGATTCGGCGTAGCCGCTAGGAAAGATTTCCTTTCCCCTTGCGGTGAAGAAGAACGGTTTCtgattatatatatggtaGTTTTACTAAGATTTTCACAAGGAACTGCGATTTGTACTGCCCCTTCTCCCGTCACCATTCAGTCAAATCACGAGTGAGTTCTTCCCGTTTtcttgttgtttgttttttcatccTTTGTGCTTGATTGGATTTTCTCTTTTCGATGTATTTCATTGTTTTGATTGGTTCTTCCTGGGGGGTTTTGGGTAGTTTGTAATTTCAATTCGCAAAATTTTTCTGCAaatgggtttttgtttttatcgaAATATCTTAATTAGGGGTTCAAAAGGTTTTGATTGGGTGGGATTTGTATTGGGTTGCGGGAGTTTTTCGTGTTGCTTTTCTTTCCTGTACGAGTTTGTTGTGATGAATAATTCTTTACGATTATGGTGATCGATTTCTGATGGGGGATTTGTATCTCTTTGATAGATTGATGGGGGCTTTGTTATAATTGAAGCGGTTTGGAATATATTTGGTCTGCAGGCTCAGCTTCATTGTTCCTGTGGATGTATCTTGTCGTCTTTCAAGAAGAAGATTGGCTTGTGAATTTGCCCGAATCCTTACTGGGTATTCTCAGGCCGCCTTGTCCATCTATTGAGAGAAAGGCTTTCTCACATTGTGTTCAAAGAGATAGATGGGATAAAGAGTTCTTTAAACTGCAGAGCGGATAATATCAATTTGTTGCTGTGAGATCGCTTTTTAagttgttttggttttgagcAGTTGTAAGATTTTGGCTTGTCCAAAATGAATCCCTCTCAAGGGTCTACTTTGTCCGCAAATGTTGCGGGGTTCGTTGATGGTTCGTCTGCAAAAAGAGAAGTCTCGTACATCGATAGTCTACCCATTTACGTTAAAGAGCTGATAGCTGGTGGTGCTGCTGGTGCCTTTGCCAAGACTGCTGTTGCACCCTTAGAACGGATTAAGATACTCTTGCAGGTGATTTTCCTGTTGGTTACTTTAGacactttatttaattatactgctaattttcttttatatgcaTGCTCCTTAGAATTCAAAGACACAGTTATAGAAcctattttctttcatctGTATGGATGAAAATCTTGCAAGACTCTGGGATGGGTATGAAGAATGAGGAACCAATTCTTGAACTACGCCTATTGACCACTTTTTTCAACCTCTAGAGGGCTTTGCATATCTCAAGGTCATTTCAGACAAAAAGGGTTTTAAGTTATTAAGTTTTCAACTTGAAGCTAAAATCGAATCTTTGTAGGCTCATAATCGGGCCATACTTGGGTAGTgatgaatttgtttttccaaGAAGTACAGTTcgtttttttaagttattgtTCGCACTTTGACATAAGTGAGCCTATGATCCAATACCAAATGGTTTTAGGATACCAACCCCAGTGTTTAGGTTATGTGGCTAACATGAAAATGATCAAGTCTTGAtaggttttttaaatttgatcagTAGACAACATGTTCGAGTTTCAACctagataaaatatttttggctTTCTGTTCTGACCTCTGTGTTGTGAACATTGACAGACTAGAACTGAAGGATTTCATTCTCTTGGTGTCTTTCAATCTTTGAAGAAGGTGCTGAAGCATGAGGGTGTTCGTGGATTCTATAAGTAAGTTCAGAAGTTTGTCCAGTTTCGCCTTTACTTTGTTTAAACCTATTTCCTTTGAAAATAagttatctactttttatgCTTTAGGGGAAATGGAGCTAGCGTTGTTCGGATTATTCCTTATGCAGCTCTTCATTTCATGACGTATGAGCAGTATAGATGTTGGATCTTGAATAACTACCCAGGCTTAGGTGTTGGGCCTCATATTGATCTTTTAGCTGGTTCAGTAGCTGGAGGAACAGCTGTTTTATGTACATATCCCTTGGACCTGGCACGAACAAAACTGGCTTACCAGGTATATGATGTTTTCAGTGtcctttttatgaaaaataaatacccTCCCCCTTTTTGTGTCCCCATTTGTAGTAATCTTTCAGTTCATGCATATTACCTCTTACACATACATTCAAGGTATAATCAGTTTCTTGTTCAACAGATTTATTCTGTCAAGCACTCTGAAGTAGACTGGTTGTATCTTTTTTTGGATCTTTTTTATACATCTAACTGTTTGTCTTTTTGTGATACAGACTACTGACACAAGAATGAGGAACTCTGGTTTAAGAAGTTATCACTCTCAACCTGCCTACAATGGCATCAAGGACGTTCTAGTGCGTGTTTATAGCGCTGGTGGAGCACGTGGCCTCTATCGTGGTGTAGGTGTGTCTCCGATGTCACCACTTCAGTTTATGCTataacttgattttttttttctttttgaaaattgagctTACCATGTATCCAACAGGTCCAACACTAACTGGAATCCTTCCTTATGCTGGCTTGAAGTTTTACGTTTACGAGAAACTGAAAAGTCATGTTCCTGAGGAGCATCAGAGTTCCATTGTGATGCGACTATCTTGTGGAGCTCTAGCTGGATTATTGGGGCAAACGTTCACGTATCCCTTGGACGTCGTTAGAAGACAAATGCAGGTACTATTCTTGATCATTTTCAAACAGCTTTGTTTTAAGAGTTTTTATCTTCATGTCAATTTCTTTGGAAACTGAACTGAACAAATCCAATTTGGTGTGCCATAAAAGGTTGGAGATATGCCATCTTCACTTAACGGTCAAGTCAGATTTAGGAATTCGATAGAAGGTCTTAAGATGATCGTCCGTAACCAAGGATGGAGACAATTGTTCGCTGGATTGAGCATTAACTATATTAAGGTAACAGTTAAGATTGaaacatcaaaatctaaattttaatagtatTAAGATTGAAACATCAAAATCTAGATTTTAATAGTATTAAGATTGaaacatcaaaatctaaattttaatagtatTAAGATTGaaacatcaaaatctaaattttaatagtatTAAGATTGaaacatcaaaatctaaattttaatagcAGATAAGAACAGTGTAACTTTTATCTATGGATGTAACTGCTAACTGTACGTataattcttccattttatgGATTGGCAGATTGTTCCTTCTGTGGCCATTGGGTTTGCAGCATATGATAGCATGAAGATATGGCTCCGAATCCCGCCTCGGCAGAAGACGCAGTCCATTTCTTCTGCTTCATAAAACAAAGCTCTCTAATGTTGAGCCCTCTTTAGATTTCCCTTGTAACTGGTCTACTGTTGCGTACGGTTGTGACTTTCACATGTTCTTGAATCTATAACGGGATTTAGTCTTAATTCTGTGTGGGCATTCTGTgcttagattttgttttctcttgcAATTGGGAAGCTCTGAATTTTGGATATtcgtttctaaaatttttgcttttgaatttttaatatcGATTTGATTTTCTTGAGTGAGTGGCTTTTATTACATCAAGTCTCTTGATagatttaagaataaaaataaatttagctTAATCAGCAAGCATGAATGTATTTCTGGTTACTTCTTACGATTAATTACTACTTTTTTGTCATCCATGATTTTGAAACTTCAAATTCATAACacattttaattctaaataaatcTAGTTGATTGTTTCTAAAGATTTCTTAagatttgaaagcaaaattatttatttaactttatcatattattattttcaattaaaacaacaaatgGTTACAtgtctatatttataaattcttattcttaactttcttttctactttgaTATCATAagattcttttattaaatatattcatttcaattttttgtttcattaatttttaaaatcatttctcaaattcCAAGATTTAAAATCAATCTTGACACATTCTTAAACGAATAATTATACACGAGGTGTCCGAATGGATTTGAAgactttttcaaaaactataaaCAGCTTCAACAATGGCAgcctatatatttatatgtagaaattggttttatgaTGGTTCAACTGCCTTCTGAAAGAGGTTGGTAGAAAAGATATTTAACTTCAATAATGCTTGACAGTACAACAAGATGGAACCATGCAAATTCATCGCTCGGCTGCCATGGCTGGCTTTTCTTGTCggatattattaaatatccagtgtttcatttcatcaattaACAAATCAACTACTTGCTattatttacctttttctaAGGCAATATCGTGTAGATTAACATATTAGATTAATGCATCACTTTCTGTCTTCGACTGCGATTCTCCAGTTTGAAAACGACTGTTGCCCCACAAAACGAAAAACAGCATTAAAAAATACACCCTCAACTTTTGCATTAAATACATCCAAATTTCCCTTGAAAAGCACGGTTCATCTTCCATTGGATCATGAACAGAAAGTCCTTGGAGTTCATTTCGGGTTTGGAACTCATTTCCTCATCTGGGTTTGAAATGGTCAAAACGTTTcggtttctttttccttttctcttgtCAATGAATGCATAGAAACATTCCTTTGTCTTCAGATTTGCAGAGCAGAGAGATGAATGTTCAAAAGTCTTGCttgaaagaggaagaaggaaggggTGATAGAGTCGGAGAAAAAGACCTACCGAAATTAAACAGGTTGCAACTAAAACAAGTCTCTGATTCTTTTCACCATGTAGTCGTTGACCACAAAAGTTTCTCCTCAGAGAGAAAAATTCGACAACCcgaaaataggaaaaaacCAAGTATTTCACTTCCCAAGCCGGTTGCTATTTCTTCT
Coding sequences:
- the LOC101219886 gene encoding mitochondrial import receptor subunit TOM20; protein product: MEFSQDDFDRLLLFEHTRKTAEANYAANPLDADNLTKWGGALLELSQFQSVSDSKNMIKDAVEKLEEALTINPTKHDALWCIGNAHTSQAFLTPDRDEAQVYFDKAQECFQKALDEDPGNELYHKSLEVAAKAPGFHSEIHKHGTSQQSAGSSGGGATAASNPKSSKKKSSDLKYDIFGWVILAVGIVAWVGMTKSHVPPPPSR
- the LOC101219645 gene encoding mitochondrial carrier protein CoAc1; its protein translation is MNPSQGSTLSANVAGFVDGSSAKREVSYIDSLPIYVKELIAGGAAGAFAKTAVAPLERIKILLQTRTEGFHSLGVFQSLKKVLKHEGVRGFYKGNGASVVRIIPYAALHFMTYEQYRCWILNNYPGLGVGPHIDLLAGSVAGGTAVLCTYPLDLARTKLAYQTTDTRMRNSGLRSYHSQPAYNGIKDVLVRVYSAGGARGLYRGVGPTLTGILPYAGLKFYVYEKLKSHVPEEHQSSIVMRLSCGALAGLLGQTFTYPLDVVRRQMQVGDMPSSLNGQVRFRNSIEGLKMIVRNQGWRQLFAGLSINYIKIVPSVAIGFAAYDSMKIWLRIPPRQKTQSISSAS